The proteins below come from a single Drosophila miranda strain MSH22 chromosome Y unlocalized genomic scaffold, D.miranda_PacBio2.1 Contig_Y1_pilon, whole genome shotgun sequence genomic window:
- the LOC117190060 gene encoding uncharacterized protein LOC117190060, with amino-acid sequence MGKHKSSLQDEILVGFMKDNPDLAKGFVKGDRVVVDAKWAELCGALNAVGPPIKDALGWKKVWADWKTNIRKKMAKNKSETRATGGGPFAQQSLGELEEIAMWPLRNGGRSRWASVWTSPRTTKEADTGVKCVMEDPIEEEPSEKDEPSEKEEPMPKRRRTRPAQTMDLNDLCAAQLDEMSAISKKISEHFERMESLEKEKLEVQKALVDKFSQILDKFAK; translated from the exons AT GGGAAAGCATAAATCATCTCTTCAAGATGAAATCCTGGTGGGTTTTATGAAAGACAACCCGGACTTGGCAAAAGGATTTGTGAAGGGCGACCGAGTTGTTGTCGATGCCAAGTGGGCAGAGCTTTGCGGCGCTCTCAATGCTGTTGGGCCGCCAATCAAGGACGCATTGGGTTGGAAAAAG GTTTGGGCAGATTGGAAAACAAACATCCGCAAGAAGATGGCGAAAAACAAATCAGAAACTCGAGCTACAGGTGGAGGGCCCTTCGCTCAGCAATCGCTTGGGGAATTGGAGGAGATAGCTATGTGGCCTCTACGAAATGGTGGAAGGAGTAGGTGGGCCAGCGTATGGACTTCCCCCCGTACGACCAAGGAGGCCGACACTGGGGTTAAGTGCGTGATGGAAGACCCCATTGAGGAGGAACCCTCAGAGAAGGACGAACCCTCAGAGAAGGAGGAGCCCATGCCGAAGCGCCGTCGAACTAGACCAGCGCAGACCATGGACCTCAACGATCTCTGCGCTGCTCAGCTGGATGAAATGTCGGCAATTTCCAAGAAAATTTCGGAACATTTCGAACGAATGGAATCGTTAGAGAAGGAGAAGCTCGAGGTCCAAAAGGCGCTTGTAGACAAATTTAGCCAAATTTTGGACAAATTTGCGAAATAA
- the LOC117190059 gene encoding putative nuclease HARBI1 — protein MSDELFVKSFRIDKKTFKMILEKVQPHLGVTRKLSPSTQLASVMRYLATGCYQWAVAKDHHINIGRSTFGKILHKLIPLMDRLLCVEFISLQMNNHQLQQSYEYFYRNFKLPRIGACVDGTHIRILKPVQNHSVFYNRKGFYSMNAMVVCNYNMEIIAIDATHPGSCHDSFIWNHSPAREYLSTTINGFVLADSGYALESFVLTPYRSAEIATYQHRFNIKHTGARNIIERTIGVLKSRFRCLQRTLNYPPIFCCQIINVCCALHNICRRRNVLIEEDVRFDDPLDTENEFDDTENNGSSIRDEIAQAIPY, from the exons ATGTCTGACGAACT ATTTGTGAAGTCATTTCGGATCGACAAAAAAACTTTCAAAATGATTTTGGAGAAAGTTCAACCCCATTTAGGTGTTACCAGGAAGCTATCTCCCTCTACGCAATTGGCTTCAGTAATGCGATATCTCGCCACTGGCTGCTACCAGTGGGCAGTTGCCAAAGACCATCATATAAACATTGGACGCAGTACATTTGGAAAGATTCTTCACAAACTTATTCCGTTGATGGACAGGCTGTTATGTGTTGAGTTCATTTCGTTGCAGATGAATAATCATCAATTGCAACAATCATATGAATATTTCTATCGAAACTTTAAATTGCCTCGAATTGGTGCCTGTGTGGATGGAACTCACATCAGAATACTAAAGCCTGTACAAAACCACTCCGTGTTCTATAATAGGAAAGGATTTTATAGCATGAATGCCATGGTGGTGTGTAACTACAACATGGAGATAATTGCTATTGATGCCACGCACCCTGGTTCCTGCCATGACTCCTTCATTTGGAATCACTCCCCTGCTAGGGAATATTTATCCACGACCATTAATGGgtttgttttggctgattCGGGCTACGCTCTAGAGAGTTTTGTTCTGACTCCTTATAGGAGCGCGGAGATAGCCACCTATCAGCACAGATTCAACATAAAGCATACTGGAGCACGAAATATTATAGAACGCACCATTGGAGTCCTTAAAAGCCGTTTCCGTTGCTTGCAACGCACTTTAAATTACCCACCAATATTTTGTTGCCAAATTATAAATGTATGCTGTGCCCTGCACAATATTTGTAGAAGACGTAATGTCTTAATCGAGGAGGATGTTCGATTTGACGACCCTTTAGACACTGAAAATGAATTCGACGACACTGAAAATAATGGATCATCTATACGCGATGAAATAGCTCAGGCCATACCTTATTAA